The following is a genomic window from Mus pahari chromosome 1, PAHARI_EIJ_v1.1, whole genome shotgun sequence.
TTTTCCTATCATTACTAATAAAattgaacatttttgtttttaaatgtttgctttctctTGATAGTAGTACCATTAGTGTGTTTTAGTTGATAATCTTATTGTTGACATCCTTAACCAACTCTTGTCTTACTTcaccattcatttttaaaactattggaacaataggttgtgtgtgtgtatgtgtgcgttcatatgcatattttattaacaagtaaggagagaagaggaaataacAAGTATTAAcaagtaaagagagaaagaaatagagagagagagagggaagaagggagggggagagatatTGCATGCAGTACCTTTGGGAACATCAGCAATTCAATAAATACTCCACTGGCAGTTCTGAGAGAAGTGAAGTGCAAGCCTCACTCAACTTCTCCAGCCACAGACACTGAGGTAAACGGAAGCATTGGAGTGCTTGGGACTCTACCCAGGGTATGGATGGAAGATAGACAATAGGAAATCAGAATGTAAATACAATGgtcagactttttctttttcttcacaccGAAGAGCTCTTTTACATTAGCATTAAGGCATAACATTGTTGTGTTGGTCTTAGTATATACTGAATAATATTTATATGCTTATACAGAAGAATCCTTAAACATGACTGAACAAACATCATTAAGTACGGAATGACATTTTGATGATATAACAATGATTCAAAACTATACTGAAACTCTTCAAAATATAGGTTGAGATCATTCACTCTTAGTCATAGAAGCAATATATTCCATCCTGGTTCTTAGGCTAAAATAGGCTTAAAATGTATGTCTTTTCATGTAgtcttttcctcttattttctaAAGACCACAAAAATggatttagaaaaaggaaaatgaagtcacatCACTGACTTTGCTTTAAAGCCTTTGGTAAGTGCTAAGTTCATTGCAACACTGTTTTTGTAATATATGCAGCATTGTCTTGACATATTCTCAGTCCTTCTCTGGTTCCTGTAAGCCACTCTCTTCTCATTTGTATCGCTCAGCTTTTCTCTTCCACATACCTTTGACCCTTGGTTTCTCCCTCGATTATCTGGAACTCTTTTCTCTGTATATGTTCCTTATGACTTATCAGTTTCATAAACACACTGGTATTAATGTCCTCTGTACTTAGTATACGTTAAAACAATAATCACATATGCCCAGAAAAACTGCTCTCTTTTGTGTAAATGCTTAtacaatgttgaacattttcttaaatttacttttttattcaaGGATTTTTAAACCTTTTCTGATAAGGCTGAGAATAGACCATTTAGTTCACTTTCTAAAAATGTTAATATGATTATACAGCTGTATGTTGTGGCAGGTTCTAAAATAATTATCAATTATGTTGTAAACGAAAAATGTTTAATTGTGTATCCTAAGAGCATAGAAAGTGACTCTATATGGTCCGTTCAAGAAACATGTAGTTAGTTACTGAATTGATGAATAAATGGATTCCACAAGACACCAGTCAATCTCAGGGTGCTCTTGAATGACATTGGCTTTAGACTGCCACTTATTATAACCAAGTCCTTCCTGCCACAGGTTCTTTAatatccttaaagaaagagacatCCACTTTCCTCTTCCCATTCTACACATTTCTAGGAATATAAACGGAAGAGGACAcgcaagaggaaaggaaagtgaaACTGTCACATGGTAGCCATGCTTAGTGGACAGAATTTTAATTACTCCAACTCTGACTCTCTTTTCTCGTTCTCTCCAGTTTTGTCTATTCCTACCTGAAATTGGGAGCTCTATATGGTTCTATAGAACCAACAGCTTATGTTTTAATGGAAACTGTGTCATGTGTCCTGAACAGTTGCTTTTATCTCTTACATAGTTCTTTCCTCTCTTGTAGAAAAGTATAGAATTTAATCTTTAAATGTATGGACACTTAAGAAAAAACAGTTTAGTGTGAgtctaattaatttttattttattgaaaatgtgaaGGGAAATTTGACATTTACCCTAcagttaaagaagaaattaaaaacatacatatagataGTATTCTTGATTTGAGGTTTTCTATAATGTTATTTCAAAATGTGTTTAGTATTCATTTTTGGATAAAAGGAAAACTTTTTCATTACTGATGGGAGTTCAAACTTTGAGAGCCAGTGTGATAGCTCTATGTAGAAATCAGTGTTGTGGTTCATCAAGAATTTAGTGTAAGATCTGCCACACAATCCGGATATATCCATCTTGAGCATATATCTAAGGACTTCACATAATACTACAAATTGTATTAGaaggtataatttttatttgtctaaGTCAACACTTTTGGATACTAAAAAATTACCTTGttaaagcagtatttttttttcaataacatTATACATTCTATTCCCAAATGTCtttttaattatctattttattttctaaatgtcttctttttctgtggaaaatagattcttctctcatacattacaccCCTACCACATTTTTCCTTCTCACTACTCCTTCCaactccccatccccatctcctctctccactAGATCCACTCCCAATCTGTCTCCCTTCAGAAAGGAACAGACCTTCAAAACACAACattcaaacatgaaaaaaaaatcagtaagacaaTGCAAAAGCCCTCGCATAGAAGCTGGATAAGGCAACCCAACCAGAGGAAAGAATCCCAGGAGgaagcaagagtcagagacacctgcACCCACTGTTAGAAGTCCCCCCAAAACACTGAGCTAGCGGCCATAACACATGTGCGGAGGACCTGCTTCAGACCACGTGGgttctgtgcttgctgcttcagtcccCAGGAACACATACAAGCTCTGCCTAATTTATCCTGTCCTGggttttttaatttctgtttttaattttgtttattatttaattcaaagatcaagtgaaaaTCCAAGAACAAGTAAAATACTAAACTGCaacaatatatttaattaatgtatTCTAGTTATGATGAATTCCAGCTAGGAAAATAAATAGAGATTAGCAGATGGACATATCACAAAGACATTTAAGATATCGAACTGTGTGTAGAGTGTAGCTTTAGTTTCAGAAATTCCAAATTTAAAGTTTTCTGAAGGCAATGTTAGAGATTCagatgaaaatatgtatttaaaagcaTCCagaatcaaagaataaaaataattagttgAGGAAGAGGAATTGATTGAAACTGATACTACTCATTGTTCTTTAATGTCCATTgaacaaaaaacatttaaaagtatagaagaataattcattaaaatatttaattataaaataatttcaacagcatttaatttttttctagaaatcaaAAAAGGTAAATTttcacagaaaaaatattttagatggtCAAATATATTTACAAGACCGTGGAGGGGAAATATATCCCCTTGACATGAACCTAATCTGTAAGCTTCTAATTCTTTATCAATAATTATCAGATATTATTATGTAATTATTAGAATTAATATGAAGAAtgctatgattttttaaaagattttatttatttattgtatgtaagtacactgtacctgtcttcagacactccagaagagggcatcagatctcgttacagatggttgtgagccaccatgtggttgctgggatttgaactcaggaccttcagaagagcagtcagtgctcttaaccgctgagccatctctccagcccataatttataataatttaaatttatatttctaccATAGAAGAAAATCACAGAATAAAGACCATAAAATGGCTCACGTTGAATAATTATATATGCACTTTATATATAAGACTTAAACAagtattataaatacatttattataaatatattaaacattataGATCATGTATTCTGATACATTtaagtatatttacataatattttaaaattctgacaaAGAAACAGAGTTATCATGTATTTGGAATGggaatatatgtaaatacaaaagTGTGTATATTTAAGAACTAATGCTTGTTTCAACTCAGATTTCATCTCCTATAGTGAGAAGACAGAGGAACTGGATACTCTGCCATCCAGggtaatttcttctgtttttataattgtgtgtgtccATTAACATATATGTGAGTCATTgtgcatgagtacacacacacacacacacacacacacacacacacacacaatttcaagaGTGACAGTACATATCCTCTTGTAACACTCTCCACTATGTTcccttgaggcaggatctctcacagAACCTTCAGATTGGTTTGTGGCCAGCAAGTGCCATtgacttttcttctccctctgacCCAACAGTGCAGGAGTTACAGACACCTGCCACCATTTTCACTTTTTTCATAGTTCTGGAATTTGTAATCAGGTCCTATGCtagcacagcaagtgctcttacccacttagCATCAGTCCAATCCcatgtttgattgattgattgttttaaTCTATTAAGACTTTGAAACTGTCTgatattttttttgtatgtacTGCTACTTATTTTTGCCAGCCCATAGTTCTCATTCTAGGCTCTTGGATCCATCTGGTTTGGGAATGGGCTGGACACAAAGTGCACTATTTATTTTCACTGCCATCTTAACTGGATCTTCACCACATGGAGATTAGTAATGAAACAGATTGCCTATCCTCAAGGCAATATTCAAGAAAACAATCATTGCTTGCTATAATTGTTAAAGTCATTTTACTCCCAATAACACTATACTTCACAGGTAATATCCAACACATTTGTTAGAACATCCTGAATGTGACATTTAACTTTTGCTTCTTTCCAGGGTTCAGTGTCAGAGAAACTGCTTTGTACAGTGATTCTCACAGTTGTCCATGTCTGAATTTAATACCACTTTTCAACCTTCTGTCTTCATCCTCACTGGCCTCAGAGGGCTGGTGGGTGCCCGCCTGTGGCTGGGACCACTCCTGAGCCTGATGTACATCACCACATTGGCAGGGAACTGTACTGTAATTTACTTAGTGAGGACTGAAAGGAGTCTGCAGGAGCCCCAGTACCAATTTCTGTCTATGCTGGCTGGGGCTGACATTGTCTTGTCTGTCTCCACACTGTTCTCTGTGCTGAAAGTCTTTATCTTTGACCTCTATGAAATTGCATTTGACAGTTGCCTTGCTCAGCTCTTCTTCATCCATACATCTTCTTCCATGGGCTCAGGAATCTTGTTAGCTATGGCTTTTGACCgctttgtggccatcagtcacccCCTGCAGTATACAACAATCCTGACGAACTCCCGAGTCACCAAGATGGGACTGGCAGCCTTTCTCAGGGGTGTTGCACTCATGATTCCCTTGCCCATACTGCTAAAGAGGTTACCATTCTGCAAGGGGCAGCTGTTGTCCTATTCCTACTGTATCCACCCAAATGTTATGAAACTAGCCTGTGGCCAAGTCAAgatcaatattttctatggtctTGTTTTGGTCATATTTTCCTTTGGGGTGGACTTTTTGCTCATAGCTATTTCTTATGCTCTGATATTTCAAGCAGTTATGGGGATCGCTTCCAGAGAAGGTCAGATGAAGGCGCTGAATACTTGTTTGTCTCATATCTTTATTGTCTTTATCTACTATGGCCCTTTGCTGGCAATAACTGTAATGCATCGGATCAGCCGCAGAAGTTCTCCAATAGCACATGCAGTCCTGGGAAATATCTATCTTTTTATGCCCCCAATGCTCAACCCAATTGTGTATAGCCTGAAGACCAAGCAGATTCGTTCTGCCCTGAGAAAATCTTTGAAGATCCAGAGGAGATGAACAGTTCAGAAACTTAATGACAGTTTCAATGAAGAAAAGtataattttcaatttcatcATACACATGATTGTTTATTTTATGGTATTTATACCTGGGATGTGTATATAGGTATGAAAATAAgtgataaaatgttaaaattacaGCTTTTATTAATAAAGACATGACATTTATAAAATCAGAAGTATtatttctcctatatttcttaGTGCATGTTTTGATGAATTTTTCTAACTAAACAGTGAAATGCAGTTCTTGGCTAGATATTTTGTTACCTTCTATTCATGGGTACAAAAATTTTATAATTCCAAATGAGggttataattaaataattccaTAAAAGATTCAGAAACTTCATCAAATCCCCAACCTTATTTCTTCAAATTCTGCCTCAGGTTTTTactctattttatttactaaaatacCCTCTATCTTTCTTGCACTATTTCTAAGAGAACAAAATTCATATTCATCATCGACCATTTGAACCATCCTTGCTACAGAGTGTGTGGGTCATAGCATCCCATTagtaaattattttgtgtattttaccTGAAAATACTCCTGGATCTGCATGCACATCTTTTTAGAGGAACAAAACATTTATTCTGATATGCTATAGCTCACACCATTGTTAGCTAGTTTTGTGTCTTTGATTTTCCCCAGTTACAGAAGATCGTCACTTTGAGAAGCTTGCTTATGATCTTCAGatgggcatgcacacatgcatatgtttttCTTAGCAATagtcttcaaagacatgaaaaccAGGGTAAAATTCAACAACTTCTTCGAATGCAATTTTCCTCCTGGATTTCCTCTATACCTaagtggctttaatttttttgtttccagGGTGAAGATTAACCCCCTTATTTCTACAtacttttaaatgtctttttcattAGTATCATTCACTAGCATTTCCTAAATTTAccttaaatgctttcatttttctacatctGAATGTTAAGTATTCTAAATGCCTTTCTTCATGTAATGTGGGACTGAATTCCATACTTCTAAACTCACCTGGACTTAAAATTGGTATTTACTGTGTTATGTTAAGAGGTCAAGCCCCTGGACTCCATACAGGACATACCCAGGCACAAATTCATTACccaaaggagatttattaccATGGAAGGCAAGTGGGGTTTGGGGTGGGATTGCAAAGGCAGCCACagcagaaagcagaagcaaaagaacaaagatgCAAAGAGATGCAGAAGATGGAATTTTTCACAGAAGTGTGTTTTAAAGGGAAAGGGGAATCTGTGCTAAGGTGGTTTGTCAAGTCATGGTTGGACATATTAACCAAATAATGAAATTTGATTATTGGGCCTTGGTGTTCTGTGTCAGTGGCCTACTAAGGGAATAGACCTCGGGGGGTAGTCTTTAGGAAATTAGCAGTTTTAAGGAAggcttgggaggagggaggagtaaAAGGGCAAAAACCCTGAATGCAATGTTTGTCATACTCAGGCCTGTGCTTGCCTTGCATGGAACTGTTTGAAACCCttcattaaataaaagtttttaaattaatttagcaACGCTATATATATTTTTGGCTTTGGCTTATAACCGATAGtacattttttctctttccttaataAAGTACTTGAACCTACTTTAAAATTTGAGCTCATGATAGTTAGACTTCTACAACTCCCAAGAGTTCCATCAAAATGCCATTAAGAAGAAACTCACTGTTGATCCAGTGAGCCCTAAGTTGGAATAATCATTCAAGATTTACTCTGAATAATTTTGACCTAATGCTGTCTCTAGGTAGAGACTGTACAAAATTAGTTGAATCAAAGGATACTTAGCTATGTCTACCAGAAAATGCCAACTTGATAGCTGTGAAAATATATATCAGATACTAGAATTTTCTATGCTGCATCAAATGATTACTCAAGTAATAGGGAAAGCATTTTAGGTGGGTTTTCCATATACTCTATGATCATGTGTATGAggtatgagagaaagagaaagagaaagagaaagagaaggata
Proteins encoded in this region:
- the LOC110339078 gene encoding olfactory receptor 51E1-like, with translation MSEFNTTFQPSVFILTGLRGLVGARLWLGPLLSLMYITTLAGNCTVIYLVRTERSLQEPQYQFLSMLAGADIVLSVSTLFSVLKVFIFDLYEIAFDSCLAQLFFIHTSSSMGSGILLAMAFDRFVAISHPLQYTTILTNSRVTKMGLAAFLRGVALMIPLPILLKRLPFCKGQLLSYSYCIHPNVMKLACGQVKINIFYGLVLVIFSFGVDFLLIAISYALIFQAVMGIASREGQMKALNTCLSHIFIVFIYYGPLLAITVMHRISRRSSPIAHAVLGNIYLFMPPMLNPIVYSLKTKQIRSALRKSLKIQRR